A window of Clostridium taeniosporum genomic DNA:
AATAAATCATTTGCATTTCCAGGTGTTAAATTTCTTAGCACTACATTTTGACCTTTTATTTCTATAAAAGAAGACTTTGCTTTGTGGTTATATTCTGTTCTGGTTATTCCAAATGATAATTCATCAAAAAACTTACCATCATGATATTCATTTTCACTAAATACCCCTTCTAAAGCAAATCCTAAATCTAAAAATGAATTAACATCTATTCCTTCTACAGTTCTAATATTAACTTTATATATATTTATATCCTTAAATACAGCTCTAAGAGTGAGTTTTAATGTTTCTTTTAACAATTCATATTTACATGTTTTATAAAAATTAAGCTTAATATCACATTTTTTATTGGAATTAATAAATCCTATTATATAAAATCTACCAATAGTTATGTCATCTTTATCTTTAATTATATATTCATTTTTTGACAACTTACTAGCTTCTATTTTAACTTTAAAATTAGATTCCATCAAAATTCTCCTACTGCATTTAATCGAAACTTCTACTATCAATAAATGTTATCTTATTTATCACTAATAATAACATCCATAAAAAATTCTATTTTTTCCTATATCTATTCTACCATATTTAAGTTTATTAAAAAATAATAATAAGCATAAATAATCAGTACTTTAATTATTTATGCTTATTTATGCTTATTTATTTCATCTTATATAAAAATTCTTTAACATTATATATCTCTTTAGTATAATCAATTTTAAATTCATATATATTTAAATATACCTTTTTCCCTCTTAATTCAAACTTTTTTGTCCAATTAATAGCTTGTTTTTTTACTATTAGTTAGATAAAATCCATTAATATTTCAATAATATAAGCTTATCAATTTTAATTAATGACTCTGCTCTTTTCTTATATCATTTATTTCTATATCACTTAATCCTGTCAATTCATTTATTACTTCATTAGTCATTCCCATTTTTATTGCCTTTATTGCTGTTTCTTTAGCCTTCTTTTCTATTCCTTTTTCTATTCCTTTTTCTATTCCTTTTTCTATTCCTTTTTCTATCCCTTTTTCTATCCCTTTTTCTATTCCTTGTTTTAATCCTCTTTCTATGGCATTATTCTGTATTCTTTCTATAGTTTTTCCTAAATTACTAACCATAAAATCTACCTCCTCTTGATTACTTTTTTCAAGAACATCATCAATTTCACCTTGCAAATTATCTCTAACTCTTGGTTTTACTATTTTCTTTAGCCATTGCTTAAATAAACTAAATTGTTCTGGAGATATTTTCTTTAGTATCTTAATCATCTTTTGCAATCTTTTTATTAACTCTTCTTCACTTAATTCTTGATCTAATAAAAATACTGCTGAAACTAAATTTGATACTCTATACAATTCTTCTTCTGAATATCTGTTAACATCAAATAATATATAATTAAAATCTAAAACATTATCTCCAAATAATTCTGATCCACTTAATACATCTTTGAAATTAACTTTTGCACTCCAATTATGCTTCCCATTATACAATACTATAGGTACTATCGCTGGTAACTTAAAATTCTTTCTTTTTATCTCATTTTTTTTAGAATTTTTAAGTGTTTCTCTCCAAATTTCTGTCATATAAAATAACAATCTCATAGGCATTCTATAATCAACCTTTGATTGAAATTCTAATAATAAATAAAATATTATCTCTTCCCCATTTATATTTGCTCTATATACTATATCTGATTCTTCCTCTTCAAAATCTGAAAGTATATATGATTTATCACTTAATTCTAAATTATCTTTTGTTATAAAATTTACCCATTCCTTATTTGTAAAACTTCTTAAAAGCTCTAAAAATGTTTCTTTATGTGAAAATATATGCTTATATCCTACATCGTGTTCATGATGCACATTATTATTTTTCAAAACATCACTCCTACTATTTATTATCTTAATTATAACCTAAACTTCATTTTCTTAAAACAATTAATAATCTTTAAACTTGTACCTGTAAAAATTTACACCCCAGGGGTAAATGAAAAAATTATATGTTTATTTTTTATTGAAATTTGATATAATAAAGATAGAAAAAGCTTAGTGCTGGTAACACTAAGCTAATCCTAGAACGTTTTTAAGTTTTGGGACTATTGAATTATTTTAATTAATTTAATGACTTTGTTCTTTTCTAATATTATCTATTTGTTCATTACTCAATCCTGTTAATTCAATTATTATTTCATTACTCATACCTAGCTTTATTGCTTTTATTGCTGTTTCCTTTGCTTTTTTTTCTATACCTCTTTTTTCTACTTCTGGATCATATAATGTTTTTGTCATTGTACTCACCTCTTCTTCTAATCTATCATCATTGAAATAATTTCTATTTAAATATTCAATTAAGTTTTGTATTGCAAGTAACATCTTATGGAAGTCCTCACCTACTATTTCATTATTATCAAATAAATATTTAGATTCATTAGCTATTTTTAAAGCTATTTCCTTTGCCTCATGTGACAAATTATTTATTTGATCAATATTATTACTTCTTCTTGCATACTCTAAATCTTTTCTCAAATTAAATAACTGCAACGGTAATAAAGGATACATCTTATTTTCTATAAGTTCTTTATCAGTATATTCCCAATATTTCATTACAGGTACTGAATATATAAAACTCTGACCATCAGGTAATACTATTCTTAACTTTATGTCATCTTTTATATTATTATTTCGTTCAATAAAAATCACCTTTTGTTTTGGAAAATAAATAGTTTTAAAGTCATCTCTATTTCCTGTTTGTTCTTTACCTTTTCTAAATCCATATTCAAACATTCTTATTATCATTGTACTATCATTTTTAGTTTGAAATTCCAGATGATAAGTAACTTTATTACTAACTTCATTATTTAATACTTCAAAGAATACATCTCCTCTTAAAGTATCAAATGTATCCATTATAAATTCATTATTACTTACTGATAATTCAACTTCATCACTACTAAAATTTTCTTCAAAAACCCCATTTAATAAATTAACCAACACTTTTTTAGATGTAGAAAATAAAAACTTCAATATCTCATCAAGTTTTACTTTTTCATTACTAACTGTCAAATTATCACCTACCTTACTCTATCTTAATTATAACCTAAATTTCATATCCTTAAAACAACTAATAATCTTTAAACTTGTACCTGTAAAAATTTACACCCCAGAGGTCAATAAAAAAATTATATATTTATTTTTTATTGAAATTTGATATTATAAAGATAGAAAAAGCTTAGTGCTGAGAACACTAAGCTAATCCTAGAACGTTTTTAAGTTTTAGGGCTATTGATTTTTTATTGGATTGTTAAAAGTTAACTTTTTAATTGTTTTATATGATTTAATAAGTTTTTTCTAAAATAATTATCTTCTTTTGTTATATTATCTTCTAAAAAATCTTTTATTGTTTTTGCAACTCTCTCTCCAGATTTTCCATCTATATATTCACAAAGAA
This region includes:
- a CDS encoding Rpn family recombination-promoting nuclease/putative transposase; protein product: MKNNNVHHEHDVGYKHIFSHKETFLELLRSFTNKEWVNFITKDNLELSDKSYILSDFEEEESDIVYRANINGEEIIFYLLLEFQSKVDYRMPMRLLFYMTEIWRETLKNSKKNEIKRKNFKLPAIVPIVLYNGKHNWSAKVNFKDVLSGSELFGDNVLDFNYILFDVNRYSEEELYRVSNLVSAVFLLDQELSEEELIKRLQKMIKILKKISPEQFSLFKQWLKKIVKPRVRDNLQGEIDDVLEKSNQEEVDFMVSNLGKTIERIQNNAIERGLKQGIEKGIEKGIEKGIEKGIEKGIEKGIEKKAKETAIKAIKMGMTNEVINELTGLSDIEINDIRKEQSH